One Vicugna pacos chromosome X, VicPac4, whole genome shotgun sequence DNA window includes the following coding sequences:
- the LOC102534020 gene encoding melanoma-associated antigen B3-like: MPRGQKNTLRARQKRHQARGETQGLRGAQATATKGEAFSSSPPPFGATTQRKRGAGSRGAPKRPQRALPTTTVSAGVSRTRSCKGANSKIEKKQSASQALLSAVRSQRDPLSNAACMLVQFLLHRYKVKKPIVKADMLKIISKKYQNRFLEILKRASFSLEVVFGVDLKKVNLPKHSYILVSKMDLPHNGTVSPGKGFPKSGLLLNLLGVIFMKGNCATEEEVWKFLNKMRVYAGKRHFIFGEPKKLITEDLVKLKYLEYRQVPNSDPARYEFLWGPRAHAETSKMRVLEFLAKINHTIPSAFQSWYEEALKDEEERVQATVTLKADTSAVASGSSSVMSSSNSHP; encoded by the coding sequence ATGCCTCGGGGTCAGAAAAATACGCTCCGCGCCCGTCAGAAACGCCACCAGGCCCGTGGTGAGACCCAGGGTTTGAGGGGTGCTCAGGCCACTGCAACCAAGGGGGAAGCGTTCTCCTCTTCACCCCCTCCTTTTGGAGCTACTACTCAGAGAAAGCGTGGTGCTGGGTCACGTGGTGCTCCCAAGAGGCCTCAGAGAGCTCTGCCCACCACCACTGTGTCTGCAGGTGTGTCTCGCACAAGATCATGCAAAGGAGCCAACAGCAAAATTGAGAAAAAGCAAAGTGCCTCTCAGGCCCTGCTTTCTGCTGTGCGGTCTCAGAGAGACCCTCTAAGCAATGCAGCGTGCATGTTGGTGCAGTTCCTGTTGCACAGGTATAAAGTGAAAAAGCCCATTGTGAAAGCAGATATGCTGAAGATCATCAGTAAGAAGTACCAAAATCGATTCCTTGAGATCCTCAAAAGAGCCTctttcagcctggaggtggtATTTGGTGTTGATTTAAAGAAAGTCAACCTTCCCAAGCATTCTTACATCCTTGTCAGCAAGATGGACCTCCCTCACAATGGGACGGTCAGCCCAGGCAAGGGGTTTCCCAAGAGCGGCCTCCTGCTGAATCTCCTGGGCGTGATCTTCATGAAGGGCAACTGCGCCACCGAGGAGGAGGTCTGGAAGTTCCTGAATAAGATGAGAGTCTACGCTGGGAAGAGACACTTCATATTCGGGGAGCCCAAGAAGCTCATCACGGAAGATTTGGTGAAGCTTAAGTATCTGGAGTACCGGCAAGTGCCCAACAGTGATCCAGCTCGCTATGAGTTCCTGTGGGGTCCAAGAGCCCATGCCGAAACCAGCAAGATGAGAGTCCTGGAGTTTCTGGCCAAGATTAATCATACCATCCCCAGTGCCTTCCAGTCTTGGTATGAAGAGGCTTTGAAAGATGAAGAGGAGAGAGTCCAAGCCACAGTTACACTAAAGGCTGACACCAGTGCCGTGGCCAGTGGAAGTTCCAGTGTTATGTCCAGCAGCAACTCCCACCCCTAG